The Chitinophaga pinensis DSM 2588 region CTTTCCGAAGGCCTTCTTAATTAAGTCTTTCAAGGGAAGCACATCACAGATTTGGTCCAGGAGATAAAGTTTCTTCTTCAAATACGGAAATGATCGAAGAGGCATTGCCCAGATCAAGTCCTACGCTACGCTGATGCTTATCGTCTGAAATTCTTAAAGAGTTGTATAAATAACCGATACTGACAAGATTTTCAGGGTTTGGCGCTACTTCTACCGGAATGAAGTCTTTGAATTCTTCCAGGAAAGCGTCCGCCAGTTCGCGGTAATGTGCACCGCCACCCATCAGGTAGATCTTGCTGCAATTTTCAAAGTCCTGATCGGTAAAGTAATTCCTCATCAACGGAGACACTACTTCCTTGTAATACTGGGTCAGCAGCGCTTTACGGATATCCTTGAGGTCAAGGCGTTTCCTGTTGGTAAAGATAGACCCTTTCATGAAGGCATCATCCAGCTGATGCTCATTTTTCATATCCAGGTAGTACTGTTTATTCAGTTCGCGGGCCAGGTTGTTGATGGCATATTTGATACCGTGGGAACTGAAGCAGGTACGGTGTATAAGACCATCCGCAGTTGCCATGCCACCTTCGATGGTGCCAAAGCCAAAGCTGACAGCGATAAAGTTCTCTGTTTTTGGATCATTGACAGTCTTTTTCAGACCGATAATACCTCCTACGATCTCGGGGATCACTTCAAAGCGCTCGATGTCCAGCATCCCTTTTTTGATTGAACCCTTGTTGTTGAAAGTATGCGTATCATATTCTATCAGGAAGTGCCTTTTGTTGAGGAACTGCTCTGCTGCGCCTTTATAAATGTTGTAGGAGGAAAAAGGGAAGCCCATAGTCAGGGACAAAGGCTGTTGTACCTTATCCAGTACGTTGACCATGGCAGCTTTGAAGAGG contains the following coding sequences:
- a CDS encoding ParM/StbA family protein, which encodes MKVSPISFPSVFETAYGNTENSSKDLLNGLKIKKDENWYIAGNLARRGGINPGRVTNAAPQEDDYEILFKAAMVNVLDKVQQPLSLTMGFPFSSYNIYKGAAEQFLNKRHFLIEYDTHTFNNKGSIKKGMLDIERFEVIPEIVGGIIGLKKTVNDPKTENFIAVSFGFGTIEGGMATADGLIHRTCFSSHGIKYAINNLARELNKQYYLDMKNEHQLDDAFMKGSIFTNRKRLDLKDIRKALLTQYYKEVVSPLMRNYFTDQDFENCSKIYLMGGGAHYRELADAFLEEFKDFIPVEVAPNPENLVSIGYLYNSLRISDDKHQRSVGLDLGNASSIISVFEEETLSPGPNL